One segment of Micromonospora parathelypteridis DNA contains the following:
- a CDS encoding fatty acid desaturase family protein encodes MAIGAVAEPPVRQRRGSDYAQLSRRISQAGLLERRPGWYVTRITLTLGAFVAGWVAVFLLGDSWWQLPLAALMAVATTQVAFLGHDAGHRQMFRRRGPSELVGLFAGNVAVGISYGWWVDKHNRHHANPNHEDEDPDVGAGALVWTPEQALETRGFGRWMAQRQAYFFFPMLLLEGLSLHVASIRAILGREPDGRYTTPMRHRAVEAVLLVAHTVGYVALLLAVMSPVKALLFAVVHQALWGLYMGCAFAPNHKGMPMPTAEDELDFLRKQVLTSRNVRGSRLVDTTLGGLNYQIEHHLFPNMPRANLRRAQPIVRAYCVEQGIPYAETGLVESYRQALGHLHEVGRPLRG; translated from the coding sequence ATGGCGATCGGAGCGGTGGCGGAACCGCCGGTACGACAACGGCGAGGCAGTGACTACGCACAGTTGTCCCGACGGATCAGCCAGGCGGGCCTGCTGGAGCGGCGTCCCGGCTGGTACGTCACCCGCATCACGCTCACCCTCGGCGCCTTCGTCGCCGGCTGGGTCGCCGTGTTCCTGCTCGGCGACTCCTGGTGGCAGCTGCCGCTCGCGGCCCTGATGGCGGTGGCCACCACGCAGGTCGCGTTCCTCGGCCACGACGCCGGGCACCGCCAGATGTTCCGACGGCGTGGCCCCAGCGAGCTGGTGGGGCTGTTCGCCGGCAACGTGGCGGTGGGGATCAGCTACGGCTGGTGGGTCGACAAGCACAACCGGCACCACGCCAACCCGAACCACGAGGACGAGGACCCGGACGTCGGCGCGGGCGCCCTGGTGTGGACGCCCGAGCAGGCGCTGGAGACGCGCGGGTTCGGCCGTTGGATGGCGCAGCGGCAGGCGTACTTCTTCTTCCCGATGCTCCTGCTGGAGGGGTTGAGCCTGCACGTGGCCAGCATCCGGGCGATCCTCGGGCGTGAGCCGGACGGCCGGTACACCACCCCGATGCGGCACCGCGCGGTCGAGGCCGTGCTGCTCGTCGCGCACACCGTCGGCTATGTGGCACTGCTGTTGGCGGTCATGTCGCCGGTCAAGGCGCTGCTCTTCGCCGTCGTGCACCAGGCGCTGTGGGGTCTCTACATGGGTTGCGCGTTCGCGCCGAACCACAAGGGCATGCCGATGCCGACCGCCGAGGACGAGCTGGACTTCCTGCGCAAGCAGGTGCTGACCTCCCGCAACGTGCGCGGCAGCCGACTGGTGGACACCACGCTGGGCGGGCTCAACTACCAGATCGAGCACCACCTCTTCCCGAACATGCCCCGCGCCAACCTGCGCCGGGCCCAGCCGATCGTGCGCGCCTACTGCGTCGAGCAGGGCATCCCGTACGCCGAGACCGGGCTGGTCGAGTCGTACCGGCAGGCGCTCGGTCACCTGCACGAGGTGGGCCGGCCGCTGCGCGGCTGA
- the ddaH gene encoding dimethylargininase, which translates to MDATSQRLLMCRPTYFAVDYAINPWMDPSAPVDAALAVRQWEQLRQTYRDLGHTVEEITPVPGLPDMVFAANGGTVIDGKAMAVQFRDPQRADEAPAYRAWFEAAGFEMYDPKHVNEGEGDVLLAGDHLLAGTGFRTAHSSHAQLQEVFGYPVITMQLVDPRFYHLDTALTVLDERTVAYLPEAFSPGSQAVLRRLFPDAVHATMADAEVLGLNAVSDGRHVVLPAQATDLAAKLRDRGYETIGVDLSELRKAGGGPKCCTLRLRQGKASK; encoded by the coding sequence ATGGACGCCACCAGCCAGCGCCTGTTGATGTGCCGGCCGACGTACTTCGCCGTCGACTACGCGATCAACCCCTGGATGGATCCGAGCGCGCCGGTCGACGCCGCGCTGGCCGTACGGCAGTGGGAGCAGCTGCGCCAGACGTACCGCGACCTGGGCCACACCGTCGAGGAGATCACTCCGGTGCCCGGCCTGCCCGACATGGTCTTCGCCGCCAACGGCGGCACCGTGATCGACGGCAAGGCGATGGCCGTGCAGTTCCGCGACCCGCAGCGCGCCGACGAGGCGCCGGCCTACCGCGCCTGGTTCGAGGCCGCCGGCTTCGAGATGTACGACCCGAAGCACGTCAACGAGGGTGAGGGCGACGTCCTGCTGGCCGGCGACCACCTGCTGGCCGGCACCGGCTTCCGCACGGCGCACTCCTCGCACGCCCAACTGCAGGAGGTCTTCGGTTACCCGGTGATCACCATGCAGTTGGTCGACCCGCGCTTCTACCACCTGGACACCGCGCTGACCGTGCTCGACGAGCGGACCGTGGCGTACCTGCCGGAGGCCTTCTCCCCCGGCAGCCAGGCCGTGCTGCGCCGGCTCTTCCCCGACGCGGTGCACGCCACCATGGCCGACGCCGAGGTGCTGGGGCTGAACGCGGTCAGCGACGGACGGCACGTGGTGCTGCCCGCGCAGGCCACCGACCTGGCCGCCAAGCTGCGCGACCGGGGCTACGAAACCATCGGTGTCGACCTGTCCGAGCTGCGTAAGGCCGGCGGCGGACCGAAGTGCTGCACACTGCGACTCCGTCAGGGAAAGGCAAGCAAGTGA
- a CDS encoding 4a-hydroxytetrahydrobiopterin dehydratase — MADLLTADAVREELGGLTDWSGDPTGIGRTVQLGSFPDVIAVVNRVAAVAEELDHHPDIDIRWRTLTFRCVTYSDGGVTHRDIELAGRIDDIVRSAA; from the coding sequence ATGGCAGACCTGCTCACCGCGGACGCGGTGCGAGAAGAGCTGGGCGGGTTGACCGACTGGTCGGGCGACCCGACCGGCATCGGTCGCACGGTTCAGCTTGGCAGTTTCCCGGACGTCATCGCGGTGGTGAACCGGGTGGCGGCGGTCGCCGAGGAACTCGACCACCATCCCGACATCGACATTCGATGGCGGACCCTGACCTTCCGCTGTGTCACGTACTCGGACGGTGGGGTCACCCACCGGGACATCGAGCTGGCCGGGCGGATCGACGACATCGTCCGGAGTGCGGCATGA
- a CDS encoding FHA domain-containing protein: MRFEISKVLDAIEGRVCTDPSLARAVLDLAEVIRYQDIDGGRPASLLRLGMIIDALSRELEEDSVQVYAVVHRALLSDADLTSNERMVVRRWADDGLVEVLDNPGDRMLEVADLLGLPVLSRVRFDGLRGRFPWLVEQPGRVLAPVPGAGGPVFIAHVGGGHAPVTGKRSPTGAKLLARQWRCPESGCALFGSGGGGGAFADLARVVERSPAGQPPPALRNGVPTCPRHGVRLGDGGPRPRTEVLAVRVGGLVRRRFVLSEEQPVVAGRAPEQDGGIMLGQWLNDEARRWISRGHVRFELRVGEVIVTDVSTNGSGIRPAGSMAESERIPLAPQQSRVLGENDMVELYPGVQIGRAEELPAGAPFTPTSVMAEAPTMAMRLPRP; the protein is encoded by the coding sequence ATGAGATTCGAGATCAGCAAGGTTCTGGACGCCATCGAGGGTCGGGTCTGCACGGACCCGTCGTTGGCCCGGGCGGTGCTCGACCTGGCCGAGGTGATCCGCTACCAGGACATCGACGGTGGTCGGCCAGCCAGTCTGCTACGGCTCGGCATGATCATCGACGCGCTCTCCCGCGAGCTGGAGGAGGACAGCGTCCAGGTCTACGCGGTGGTGCACCGGGCGCTGCTCTCCGACGCCGACCTGACCTCCAACGAGCGGATGGTGGTCCGCCGCTGGGCCGACGACGGGCTCGTCGAGGTGCTCGACAACCCGGGCGACCGGATGTTGGAGGTCGCCGACCTGCTCGGATTGCCGGTGCTCAGTCGGGTCCGCTTCGACGGGCTGCGCGGACGGTTCCCGTGGCTGGTCGAGCAGCCCGGTCGGGTGCTCGCCCCGGTGCCGGGAGCCGGCGGGCCGGTGTTCATCGCGCACGTCGGTGGCGGACACGCGCCGGTCACCGGCAAGCGGTCGCCGACCGGCGCCAAGTTGCTGGCCCGCCAGTGGCGCTGCCCGGAGTCGGGCTGCGCGCTGTTCGGCAGCGGTGGTGGGGGCGGCGCGTTCGCCGACCTGGCCCGGGTGGTCGAACGCAGCCCCGCTGGGCAGCCGCCGCCGGCTCTGCGCAACGGCGTACCGACCTGCCCCCGGCACGGCGTACGGCTCGGTGACGGGGGCCCTCGGCCGCGTACGGAGGTGCTCGCGGTGCGCGTCGGCGGCCTGGTCCGGCGGCGGTTCGTGCTCAGCGAGGAGCAGCCGGTGGTGGCCGGTCGGGCCCCAGAGCAGGACGGCGGCATCATGCTCGGGCAGTGGCTCAACGATGAGGCCCGGCGGTGGATCAGCCGTGGCCACGTCCGCTTCGAGCTGCGGGTCGGCGAGGTCATCGTGACCGACGTCAGCACCAACGGGTCCGGCATCCGCCCGGCCGGTTCGATGGCCGAGTCGGAGCGGATCCCCCTGGCGCCGCAGCAGTCCCGGGTGTTGGGCGAGAACGACATGGTGGAGCTCTACCCGGGGGTGCAGATCGGTCGGGCCGAGGAATTGCCCGCCGGCGCACCGTTCACCCCCACCTCGGTGATGGCCGAGGCCCCGACGATGGCGATGCGCCTGCCCCGCCCCTGA
- a CDS encoding Fpg/Nei family DNA glycosylase has translation MPEGHTIHRLAARHAELFAGDKVHAASPQGRFAEGAARLSGTVLEGTEAYGKHLLHHYAGELTLHVHLGLYGKFTDGSGEPPEPVGQLRLRLASDRHWLDLRGPTACELLTPPEVAALRDRLGPDPLRADADPERAYRSISRSPTPLAALLLDQLVVAGTGLIFVTEALFRAGLPPTMPGRELTRAGWDALWADLVGLMRLAVEHGRIDTVRDAHLPEAMGRPARVDRHGGEVYVYRRPGVPCHVCGTEVSRGELAGRNLYWCRTCQVG, from the coding sequence GTGCCAGAGGGACATACGATCCACCGCTTGGCGGCTCGGCACGCCGAGCTGTTCGCCGGGGACAAGGTGCACGCCGCCAGCCCGCAGGGCCGCTTCGCCGAGGGCGCCGCGCGGCTCTCCGGGACCGTGCTGGAAGGCACCGAGGCGTACGGCAAGCACCTGCTGCACCACTACGCCGGTGAGCTGACGCTGCATGTGCACCTCGGGCTCTACGGCAAGTTCACCGACGGGTCGGGGGAGCCGCCGGAACCGGTCGGTCAGCTGCGGCTGCGCCTGGCCAGCGACCGGCACTGGCTGGACCTGCGCGGGCCCACCGCCTGCGAGCTGCTCACCCCACCCGAGGTGGCCGCGCTGCGGGATCGCCTCGGGCCTGATCCGCTTCGTGCCGACGCGGACCCCGAGCGGGCGTACCGCAGTATCTCGCGCAGCCCGACGCCCCTGGCCGCGCTGCTGCTGGACCAGTTGGTGGTGGCCGGCACCGGGTTGATCTTCGTGACCGAGGCGCTGTTCCGGGCCGGGCTGCCGCCGACGATGCCGGGCCGCGAGCTGACCCGTGCCGGCTGGGACGCGCTCTGGGCAGACCTGGTCGGGCTGATGCGGCTCGCGGTCGAGCACGGGCGGATCGACACGGTCCGCGACGCGCACCTGCCGGAGGCGATGGGCCGGCCGGCCCGGGTGGACCGGCACGGTGGCGAGGTGTACGTCTATCGCCGCCCCGGCGTGCCCTGCCACGTCTGCGGCACCGAGGTCAGCCGCGGCGAACTGGCCGGACGCAACCTCTACTGGTGCCGTACCTGTCAGGTTGGCTGA
- the rocD gene encoding ornithine--oxo-acid transaminase, with protein MVDDILRTPGAVRDAERWTAHNYHPLPVVISSAEGAWLTDVDGRRYLDCLAGYSALNFGHRHPQLIAAAHAQLDRLTLTSRAFIHDQFADFCRELAELCGKDLVLPMNTGAEAVETGIKVARKWGYQVKGVPAGQANIVVAEGNFHGRTTTIVSFSTDEDARADFGPYTPGFTVVPYGDLDALTAAIDENTVAVLLEPIQGEQGVVVPPEGYLPGVRQVCTERNVLFIADEIQSGLGRTGATFACDHEGVVPDMYLLGKALGGGIVPVSAVAANTDVLGVLKPGQHGSTFGGNPLACAVAIEVVRLLATGEFQRRSAELGERLRAGLEGLLGKGLVAVRVRGLWAGLDIDPALMSGREACERLADRGVLAKDTHGSTIRLAPPLVITEEEIDLAVAQLAEVLAG; from the coding sequence ATCGTGGATGACATCCTGCGGACGCCGGGAGCGGTCCGGGACGCCGAGCGCTGGACAGCGCACAACTACCACCCGCTGCCGGTGGTGATCTCGTCCGCCGAGGGCGCCTGGCTCACCGACGTGGACGGTCGCCGCTACCTGGACTGCCTGGCCGGCTACTCCGCGCTCAACTTCGGTCACCGGCACCCCCAGTTGATCGCCGCCGCGCACGCCCAGTTGGACCGGCTGACGCTGACCAGCCGGGCGTTCATCCACGACCAGTTCGCCGACTTCTGCCGGGAGCTGGCCGAGCTGTGCGGCAAGGATCTGGTGCTGCCGATGAACACCGGCGCCGAGGCGGTGGAGACCGGGATCAAGGTGGCCCGCAAGTGGGGCTACCAGGTCAAGGGAGTGCCCGCCGGCCAGGCCAACATCGTGGTCGCCGAGGGCAACTTCCACGGCCGGACCACCACCATCGTGAGCTTCTCCACCGACGAGGACGCCCGCGCCGACTTCGGGCCGTACACCCCGGGCTTCACGGTCGTGCCGTACGGCGACCTGGACGCGCTGACTGCGGCGATCGACGAGAACACCGTGGCCGTGCTGCTGGAGCCGATCCAGGGCGAGCAGGGCGTGGTGGTGCCACCCGAGGGTTACCTGCCGGGCGTACGACAGGTCTGCACCGAACGCAACGTGCTCTTCATCGCCGACGAGATCCAGTCCGGCCTGGGGCGTACCGGCGCGACCTTCGCCTGTGACCACGAGGGCGTCGTGCCGGACATGTACCTGCTCGGCAAGGCGCTCGGCGGAGGCATCGTGCCGGTCTCCGCGGTGGCCGCGAACACCGACGTGCTCGGCGTACTCAAGCCCGGCCAGCACGGCTCCACCTTCGGCGGCAACCCCCTCGCCTGCGCGGTGGCGATCGAGGTGGTCCGGCTGCTGGCCACCGGCGAGTTCCAGCGGCGCTCGGCCGAGTTGGGTGAGCGGCTGCGGGCCGGCCTGGAAGGGCTGCTCGGCAAGGGCCTGGTGGCGGTGCGCGTGCGCGGTCTGTGGGCCGGCCTGGACATCGACCCGGCGCTGATGAGCGGGCGGGAGGCGTGTGAGCGGCTCGCCGACCGGGGTGTGCTCGCCAAGGACACCCACGGCTCCACCATCCGACTCGCCCCGCCGCTGGTGATCACCGAGGAGGAGATCGACCTGGCGGTGGCCCAGCTCGCCGAGGTGCTGGCCGGCTGA
- a CDS encoding DMT family transporter, translating to MVKIPSLSRRSEPAPTRDENLDGRIDGRDTPVSDRDANQTAYGSTAAPTEQAGEAERRAAERAAVARAATARPVEGDARPGTDPTTGRTAERDTDLDGTTLRPDPTDRVPTARPVDPTPGVTTPEPPVVRGPKPRASLLATLGLIVSVAGALFVLTGTLAGYGIGLGAVGAVLAVLGLTATRRRHIAGKTDALFGVLIGLAAVVIGVLAMSGQFDWPTTDGDWVQRFREWLDSQFVDRF from the coding sequence GTGGTCAAGATTCCTTCGCTGTCCCGCCGGTCCGAGCCGGCGCCGACGCGGGACGAGAACCTCGACGGTCGCATCGACGGCCGCGACACCCCGGTCTCCGACCGGGACGCCAACCAGACGGCGTACGGCAGCACTGCCGCACCCACCGAGCAGGCCGGCGAGGCCGAGCGGCGGGCCGCTGAGCGGGCCGCCGTGGCCCGCGCCGCCACCGCCCGCCCGGTGGAGGGCGACGCCCGGCCCGGCACCGACCCGACCACGGGACGCACCGCCGAGCGGGACACCGACCTCGACGGCACCACCCTGCGGCCCGACCCGACGGACCGGGTTCCGACCGCCCGCCCGGTCGACCCGACCCCGGGCGTGACCACGCCCGAGCCGCCGGTGGTGCGCGGCCCGAAGCCGCGGGCCAGCCTGCTCGCCACCCTCGGACTGATCGTGTCCGTCGCCGGCGCGCTGTTCGTGCTGACCGGCACCCTGGCCGGGTACGGCATCGGGCTCGGCGCGGTCGGCGCGGTGCTCGCGGTGCTCGGTCTGACGGCCACCCGCCGCCGGCACATCGCCGGCAAGACCGACGCGCTGTTCGGCGTGCTGATCGGTCTGGCCGCCGTGGTGATCGGGGTGCTGGCGATGAGTGGCCAGTTCGACTGGCCCACCACCGACGGCGACTGGGTGCAGCGCTTCCGCGAGTGGCTCGACTCACAGTTTGTCGATCGTTTCTAG